In the Colwellia sp. 20A7 genome, one interval contains:
- a CDS encoding FecR family protein, with protein MTDQHKENQANTVKDQAREWLIYLYSGETTQKKRDEFVIWVNKNDVNRQAFSQSYKVWQSIGATDSSVEWLAQYTIRKPTSLPTTKSKSILTKSALWLSGIAASALFLVVNNTFQAPKTMKVTASEIVFTSPIGENKTVTLSDGTAVTLAGNSSILVDINQHERRISLRKGSAYFDVTHDSERVFSVSAQHTEVRVRGTAFEVEYSTDNELKISVQRGLVDVADLPEYGSKDEKVVQLHPNQQLRADIHGAFVNGVTNFDPETEFSWLNSRLIYDNIPLKNVIVDINRYVTKPIIVSDESINHLPITASFTFDQIDSVLSGLVAAYPIKLTEEVNRTVITKINDKPY; from the coding sequence ATGACAGATCAACACAAAGAAAATCAAGCTAACACGGTAAAAGATCAAGCAAGAGAATGGCTTATCTATTTATATTCAGGCGAAACTACACAAAAAAAACGTGATGAATTTGTAATATGGGTAAATAAAAATGATGTGAATAGACAAGCATTTAGCCAGTCATACAAAGTTTGGCAAAGCATAGGAGCGACAGATTCATCGGTAGAATGGCTAGCACAATATACAATACGAAAACCTACTTCGTTACCGACAACAAAATCAAAATCTATACTCACTAAATCAGCGTTATGGCTAAGTGGTATTGCCGCGAGTGCTTTGTTTTTAGTTGTTAACAATACTTTTCAAGCACCTAAAACCATGAAAGTTACGGCATCTGAAATAGTGTTTACTTCACCTATAGGTGAAAACAAAACGGTTACATTAAGTGATGGTACCGCGGTTACGTTAGCAGGAAATTCCAGTATTTTGGTGGATATAAATCAACATGAAAGGCGTATATCACTGCGTAAAGGTAGTGCTTATTTCGACGTAACTCATGATTCAGAACGTGTTTTTTCAGTGTCAGCTCAACATACTGAAGTTCGGGTTCGTGGTACAGCATTTGAAGTTGAATATAGTACTGACAATGAGTTAAAAATTTCAGTACAACGTGGGCTTGTCGATGTAGCTGATTTACCTGAGTATGGTAGTAAAGATGAAAAAGTGGTTCAGTTGCATCCAAACCAACAATTACGTGCTGATATTCATGGCGCATTTGTTAATGGTGTTACTAATTTTGACCCGGAAACAGAATTTTCTTGGCTAAATTCACGATTAATTTACGACAATATACCGCTTAAAAATGTCATTGTAGATATTAATCGTTACGTTACAAAACCTATTATTGTTTCAGATGAAAGCATCAATCATCTGCCTATCACCGCATCATTTACTTTTGATCAAATTGACTCTGTTCTATCAGGATTAGTTGCTGCTTATCCTATTAAGTTAACAGAAGAAGTAAATCGTACTGTAATAACAAAAATCAATGATAAGCCATATTAG
- a CDS encoding TonB-dependent receptor domain-containing protein: MKTLLSSSIKFALFSGALASLTPQHVFAQQAEINISIQPLGQALNQLSQQTGTVIIAPSRLVSDKQAVAAIGKLTVIEAVDQLLLDSGLIAQEQPSGAIIIKKADLSPASPNKRAANYQAPMDEIVVTGLKRESSLQDTPVAISVLGGDELKAQGVTDFTDLIDSLSGISINSAFGGPENSFITIRGIGGADDYKPNGNPSVALHVDGIYQTSNAYLSMPLFDLERIEVLKGPQGTLYGRNTTAGTINAITRAPGDTLNGYADIEYGSYDFVSGSAAVGGPVSDNLGVRVAVLMKQGGGFMDGKGAGDFAGFVPEGTEGIIPAVTDPGERDGFGDADLFAFRGTAEYEFDNITSLTLHYFVSQNRGDTRQYDRIAFDDDTSALNAGENDNPYEFYASEYYSHEIDVSGFSGDFSRQLDKDLNLDVLFALQSSDRNVSGNGDGTSFPRYQYNFDDSLNQTSLEIRLSDSTGGQFDWIAGAFFINDSVDFTSNWTSYAVLSQYSSPYNQRRNSVATFGNLDWNVSNDLVLSAGLRYTKDSAKFRGENIDADPWGLSIFEDTFNTDANFSWDRQFDDSNVSGKLAVQYFVNNNFNVFASVSTAYRGGGFDGTSIFSEEETQPFESEEVFAYEAGARYVNDTVNFTLDLFSYDFEELQATARLSNDTNGRTNVGKATVRGAEASLAVTLFEQDSHRVTFNTAGTYLDTEITEFNSNRVNDVISTIGDPLPGSPKWSQTAALNYETSFANNTQLNARLNYSYHGEESNRLNAGDGNTTPSYSLLGLRVDVTLNNGLNLYAYGRNITDEVYFLELNSGSRLVGAPATYGGGISYAF; this comes from the coding sequence ATGAAAACATTACTCAGTAGCTCTATTAAGTTTGCACTTTTTAGTGGCGCACTTGCTTCTTTAACGCCTCAACATGTATTTGCACAACAAGCTGAAATAAATATTTCCATTCAACCTTTAGGTCAAGCGCTTAATCAGCTTTCTCAACAAACAGGAACCGTGATTATTGCACCAAGTCGCTTAGTTAGTGATAAACAAGCCGTTGCTGCAATAGGTAAACTGACAGTTATTGAAGCCGTTGACCAATTATTACTCGACAGTGGATTAATAGCACAAGAACAACCAAGTGGTGCCATCATCATAAAAAAAGCAGACTTAAGCCCTGCTTCACCTAATAAACGTGCTGCTAACTATCAAGCCCCAATGGATGAAATTGTGGTTACTGGCCTTAAACGCGAGAGCAGCTTACAAGATACGCCCGTAGCAATTTCAGTACTAGGTGGCGATGAATTAAAAGCTCAAGGTGTCACTGATTTCACCGACCTAATCGATAGTTTATCGGGCATATCAATCAATTCAGCTTTTGGGGGCCCTGAAAACAGCTTTATCACTATTCGTGGTATTGGTGGTGCTGATGATTACAAACCTAATGGTAACCCATCAGTTGCTCTGCATGTTGATGGTATTTACCAAACCTCTAATGCTTATTTAAGTATGCCACTTTTTGATTTAGAACGTATTGAAGTACTTAAAGGACCGCAAGGCACGTTATATGGTCGCAATACCACAGCCGGTACAATTAATGCAATTACGCGTGCCCCAGGTGATACCTTAAACGGTTATGCAGATATTGAATATGGCTCATACGACTTTGTTTCTGGTAGCGCTGCTGTAGGTGGCCCAGTATCAGATAATTTAGGTGTACGGGTTGCAGTATTAATGAAGCAAGGTGGTGGCTTTATGGATGGTAAAGGCGCGGGTGATTTTGCTGGGTTCGTACCTGAAGGTACTGAAGGAATTATTCCTGCGGTGACAGATCCCGGTGAACGTGATGGTTTTGGTGATGCTGATTTATTTGCTTTTCGAGGCACTGCTGAATATGAATTTGATAATATAACATCGTTAACCTTACACTATTTTGTTAGCCAAAACCGTGGCGATACTCGCCAATATGATCGCATTGCATTCGATGATGATACTTCTGCTCTTAATGCCGGTGAAAACGATAATCCTTATGAATTCTATGCCAGTGAATATTATTCACACGAAATAGACGTAAGCGGATTTTCAGGTGATTTCAGTCGTCAATTAGATAAAGATTTAAATTTAGATGTGCTATTTGCACTTCAAAGTAGTGATCGTAACGTTAGTGGAAATGGTGATGGTACTTCTTTCCCGCGCTATCAATACAATTTTGATGATAGTTTGAATCAAACATCGTTAGAAATACGGTTAAGTGATAGTACTGGCGGCCAATTTGATTGGATAGCAGGTGCCTTTTTTATCAACGATTCTGTTGACTTTACCAGTAACTGGACCAGCTATGCTGTATTGTCTCAGTACAGCTCCCCTTATAATCAACGTCGTAATAGTGTTGCTACTTTTGGTAATCTTGACTGGAATGTATCAAACGATTTAGTACTTAGTGCTGGCCTACGTTACACCAAAGATAGCGCTAAATTTCGTGGTGAAAACATTGATGCAGATCCTTGGGGATTATCGATATTTGAAGATACTTTTAACACTGATGCTAACTTTTCTTGGGATCGACAATTTGACGACAGCAACGTGTCAGGAAAATTAGCTGTGCAATATTTTGTTAACAACAACTTTAACGTATTTGCTTCTGTCAGTACGGCTTATCGTGGTGGTGGCTTTGACGGTACTTCTATTTTTTCAGAAGAAGAAACGCAGCCTTTTGAATCAGAAGAAGTATTTGCTTACGAGGCAGGAGCACGTTATGTAAACGACACGGTCAATTTTACCTTGGACCTATTTTCTTATGACTTTGAAGAATTACAAGCGACAGCACGTTTATCGAATGATACAAACGGTAGAACAAACGTAGGTAAAGCTACCGTTCGCGGTGCCGAAGCCTCACTAGCGGTTACTTTGTTTGAACAAGATAGTCATCGAGTTACCTTCAATACTGCAGGTACTTATTTAGATACTGAGATTACTGAATTTAATTCAAATCGTGTGAATGATGTTATCAGCACCATTGGCGATCCACTTCCTGGCTCACCCAAATGGAGCCAAACGGCCGCACTTAATTATGAAACGTCATTCGCTAACAATACTCAGTTAAATGCACGCCTTAATTACAGCTACCACGGTGAAGAGTCTAATCGTTTAAACGCGGGTGACGGAAACACAACGCCTTCGTACAGCTTACTTGGATTACGTGTGGATGTAACATTGAACAATGGTTTAAATTTATATGCTTATGGCCGCAATATTACTGATGAAGTTTACTTTCTTGAACTCAATAGTGGCTCTCGCTTAGTTGGTGCACCAGCAACTTATGGTGGTGGTATTAGCTACGCATTTTAA
- a CDS encoding purple acid phosphatase family protein gives MTSSTCFFCLALPLLISNAALANTPQVSKSETPYQLASSWPDRIIATATEDPATSISITWRTNNIIDSTYGQIVKANSDARFDMRASTVNAITSIVSLKQGKNNQGEFKYPANDKLPDVNYHAITFKNLSPDTLYNYRVSGSKGKWSPWQQIKTSPVTVNKDVEFLYFGDAQNGIYSHWPMVLRRAWKNATNAEFAIYAGDLVNEGANDKQWSNWLNAGRFIHGMLPAVLVAGNHEYDWQVQANENTNNSIKTSTKASTQKNWALSTLWQDQFTLPPAPSLPNALQETVYVSHYPDLDVFVLNSEAQGDVALLQAQAEWLDDQLQHSTTQWRIVTMHHPIFSSCGVPLNTPGQDEPEIRAAFLPILLKHNVDLVLQGHDHTYARGSIGTKEDIAVLASHASPKKVKSVFVTSVAGPKTYPQKPTRWQEYSHYGVTLERIGENTPTYQVIKKTNNNLIYQSFTTDGKLYDGFTLTKALSGQKILQVISDLPEQRTFDNTGDYKSHHDLAE, from the coding sequence ATGACTTCATCAACTTGTTTTTTTTGCTTAGCTCTACCCTTACTTATATCAAATGCTGCATTGGCTAATACGCCGCAAGTATCTAAATCAGAAACACCCTATCAATTGGCCTCTTCATGGCCAGATCGTATTATTGCCACAGCGACAGAAGATCCGGCGACAAGTATTTCAATTACTTGGCGAACCAATAACATTATCGATAGTACTTATGGGCAAATAGTTAAAGCAAATTCAGATGCCAGATTTGATATGCGTGCCAGTACCGTTAACGCAATCACCAGTATTGTATCTTTAAAACAAGGTAAAAATAATCAAGGGGAATTTAAGTACCCTGCTAATGATAAATTGCCCGATGTTAATTATCATGCAATTACCTTTAAAAACTTATCTCCAGATACCCTATATAACTACCGTGTTAGTGGTAGCAAAGGTAAATGGTCGCCTTGGCAACAAATTAAAACTTCGCCGGTAACAGTGAATAAAGATGTCGAATTTCTCTATTTTGGTGATGCACAAAACGGCATTTACTCTCATTGGCCAATGGTTTTACGACGGGCTTGGAAAAACGCAACCAATGCTGAATTTGCTATTTACGCTGGGGATTTAGTAAACGAAGGAGCGAATGATAAGCAATGGTCAAACTGGCTTAATGCTGGGCGCTTTATACATGGCATGCTCCCTGCGGTATTAGTCGCCGGAAACCACGAATATGATTGGCAAGTACAAGCTAATGAAAATACAAATAACAGTATAAAAACGAGTACAAAGGCGAGCACTCAGAAAAATTGGGCGCTTTCAACACTTTGGCAAGATCAATTCACATTGCCTCCTGCTCCTAGTTTACCTAATGCATTACAAGAAACTGTTTACGTATCACATTACCCCGACTTAGATGTTTTTGTACTTAACTCTGAAGCTCAAGGTGACGTTGCCTTATTACAAGCACAAGCTGAATGGCTAGATGATCAACTACAACATAGCACCACACAATGGCGTATTGTAACTATGCACCATCCCATATTTTCATCTTGTGGTGTACCCTTAAATACTCCAGGTCAAGATGAGCCTGAAATTAGAGCGGCTTTCTTACCTATATTATTGAAACATAATGTCGACTTAGTACTACAAGGGCATGATCACACCTATGCCCGTGGTAGCATTGGTACAAAAGAAGATATTGCCGTATTGGCCAGCCATGCGTCACCTAAAAAAGTTAAATCGGTATTTGTGACATCAGTTGCAGGCCCTAAAACCTATCCTCAAAAACCGACACGGTGGCAAGAATATAGTCATTATGGTGTAACTCTTGAACGTATAGGCGAGAATACTCCTACTTATCAGGTAATTAAAAAAACCAATAATAACTTAATATATCAATCATTTACCACAGATGGAAAGTTGTATGATGGTTTTACCTTAACAAAGGCATTAAGTGGTCAAAAGATCTTACAGGTCATAAGCGATTTACCTGAACAACGTACTTTTGACAACACAGGTGACTATAAAAGCCATCATGATTTAGCAGAATAA
- a CDS encoding aldose 1-epimerase family protein yields the protein MNTNYTISNPFLTCTINSMGAEIKSLRSKSDNIEYIWQADPTIWSGSAPILFPVVGRLNQGKYSIDGIEYALKTHGFIKEQNFSLIDKTERSIRLRSISNTSTMQYYPFKYEFDVLFTLTKSSLTVTYEVVNCDSKDLYFAIGSHPAFALDPDDLKSGKYHLTFDKQEKEWCQLIVNDLLSSTKYSIKTSNKTLLLTEKLFDRDALIFRDICSSSITLSNSSEPVLSLDMGTNKHLGLWAKPNAPYVCIEPWTSTDESITTPLELKEKPDMLCLSPNSKGINFYRINIL from the coding sequence ATGAATACTAACTACACTATTTCAAATCCATTTTTAACATGCACCATTAATTCAATGGGAGCGGAAATAAAGAGCTTACGTTCTAAATCTGACAATATTGAATATATTTGGCAGGCAGACCCTACTATTTGGTCGGGATCTGCACCTATATTATTTCCAGTTGTGGGTCGGTTGAATCAAGGTAAGTATAGTATTGATGGCATAGAATATGCCTTGAAAACTCATGGCTTTATAAAAGAGCAAAATTTTAGCTTAATTGATAAAACAGAAAGAAGTATTAGATTAAGAAGCATTTCTAACACATCAACGATGCAATATTATCCTTTTAAATATGAGTTTGACGTTTTATTTACTTTAACCAAATCATCACTAACCGTTACTTATGAAGTAGTTAACTGTGATAGCAAAGATTTATATTTTGCTATCGGTTCACATCCAGCTTTTGCGCTAGATCCTGACGATTTAAAATCAGGAAAATATCATTTAACTTTCGATAAACAAGAGAAAGAATGGTGTCAGTTAATAGTTAATGATTTATTATCTTCAACTAAATATAGTATAAAAACATCAAATAAAACGTTGCTTTTAACTGAAAAATTATTTGATAGAGACGCTCTTATATTTAGAGATATTTGCTCATCGTCTATTACTTTATCAAATTCCTCTGAGCCTGTATTATCGCTTGATATGGGAACAAACAAACACTTAGGGCTTTGGGCAAAACCTAATGCGCCTTATGTCTGTATTGAACCATGGACATCGACGGATGAATCTATAACAACGCCTTTAGAGTTAAAAGAAAAGCCAGACATGCTATGCCTTAGTCCCAATTCTAAAGGTATTAATTTCTATCGTATAAATATACTTTGA
- a CDS encoding AGE family epimerase/isomerase, translated as MDYLSCDFLMPHSQSILDFYTPRVIDKNGGFFHNYYNDGTLFLKDQKHLVSSTRIIVNYALAAITFKNTDYLDIAKHGLDYLENIHWQPLTKTYAWTIKDNSPEDMTQQAYGYAFVLLAYAAAKKASIITTDEKLLETYELLEDKFWQKEHGLYADEINSEGVLSDYRGQNSNMHLCEAMISAYEATKNSLFLTKAKLLAYNITVQQAEKTDGLVWEHFDINFEVDWDYNKSDPKNLYRPWGFQPGHQIEWAKLLLILNRHYPEQWLVKRAVGLYDRAYDISWDSKYGGLIYGFDPQGKWCDDDKYFWVQAESFATAALLYSATNDPKYLEQYNAIWDYSNEYFVDKEHGAWFRLLSRENTKYSNEKSSAGAKCDYHTLGACFEVIRSINDTNPL; from the coding sequence ATGGATTATTTAAGTTGTGACTTTTTGATGCCTCATAGCCAGAGTATCTTAGATTTTTATACCCCACGAGTTATAGATAAAAATGGTGGCTTTTTTCATAATTACTATAATGATGGAACATTGTTTTTAAAAGACCAAAAACATTTGGTGAGTAGTACCCGCATTATTGTAAATTATGCACTTGCAGCAATTACATTTAAAAACACAGACTATTTGGATATTGCAAAGCATGGTTTAGATTACCTTGAAAATATACACTGGCAACCACTAACTAAAACCTATGCTTGGACTATTAAAGACAATAGCCCTGAGGATATGACTCAGCAAGCGTATGGCTATGCTTTTGTCTTATTAGCATATGCAGCTGCCAAGAAAGCCTCAATTATTACAACAGACGAAAAGCTGTTAGAAACTTATGAATTATTAGAAGATAAATTTTGGCAAAAGGAGCATGGTTTATACGCAGACGAAATTAATTCTGAAGGTGTACTGTCTGACTACCGAGGCCAAAATTCTAATATGCATTTGTGTGAAGCGATGATTTCTGCTTATGAAGCGACAAAAAATTCTCTTTTTTTAACAAAAGCAAAACTGTTAGCCTATAACATTACCGTTCAACAAGCTGAGAAAACAGATGGTTTAGTTTGGGAACACTTTGACATAAATTTTGAAGTCGATTGGGATTACAATAAAAGCGATCCTAAAAACCTTTATCGTCCATGGGGTTTTCAACCCGGTCACCAAATAGAATGGGCTAAACTATTATTGATCCTTAATCGACATTATCCAGAACAGTGGTTAGTTAAGCGTGCTGTAGGTTTATACGATCGGGCTTATGATATATCTTGGGATTCAAAATACGGTGGCTTGATTTACGGTTTTGATCCCCAAGGAAAGTGGTGTGATGACGACAAATATTTTTGGGTACAAGCAGAGAGCTTTGCAACTGCTGCTTTATTATATTCCGCCACTAACGATCCTAAATATTTAGAACAATATAATGCTATTTGGGATTACAGTAATGAGTATTTTGTTGATAAAGAACATGGTGCTTGGTTTCGATTACTTAGTCGAGAAAATACTAAGTATTCAAATGAAAAGAGTAGTGCGGGGGCTAAATGTGATTATCATACTCTAGGTGCATGTTTTGAAGTGATTAGATCTATTAATGATACTAACCCTTTATAA
- a CDS encoding carbohydrate kinase family protein, translating to MNQPFNVVGLGEALWDIFPDSARFGGAPTNMACILSGIAKHDVSVKMISAVGKDTLGNDAIEALVKHNVDTSFIQVNAFPTGTVHINLDELHQATYTFAENSAWDHLVWDDQLHNIAKNTQAVCFGSLAQRNETSRITIMNFLKAMSESAIKVFDVNLRPPFYTKDIILNSLNLANVLKLNEEELPFIAELMGISGNESSLLKEVQKLFELTSIIFTKGEEGSILIHRDELIEVPVIPTSVIDTVGAGDSFTAACILGLLRNEKLTDIAKFAAYISSYVCSQRGATPELPQSMFVFN from the coding sequence ATGAATCAACCTTTCAATGTTGTAGGTCTTGGAGAGGCGCTTTGGGATATCTTTCCTGATAGTGCTCGCTTTGGCGGTGCTCCCACAAATATGGCTTGTATTCTTTCTGGAATAGCAAAGCATGATGTCTCCGTGAAAATGATAAGTGCTGTAGGTAAAGATACTTTGGGTAATGATGCGATTGAGGCATTAGTAAAGCACAATGTTGATACATCATTCATTCAAGTTAATGCTTTCCCTACCGGTACTGTTCACATTAATCTAGATGAACTACATCAAGCTACTTATACTTTTGCTGAGAACTCAGCTTGGGATCATTTAGTTTGGGATGACCAATTACATAATATTGCCAAAAATACACAGGCCGTATGCTTTGGAAGCTTGGCTCAGCGTAATGAAACTTCTCGTATCACCATCATGAATTTCTTAAAGGCAATGTCTGAAAGTGCCATTAAAGTCTTTGATGTTAATCTTAGACCACCTTTTTATACGAAAGACATCATTCTTAACTCACTTAACTTAGCAAATGTGCTTAAGTTAAACGAAGAGGAATTACCTTTTATCGCCGAGCTCATGGGGATTTCGGGAAACGAAAGTAGCTTATTAAAAGAAGTACAAAAATTATTTGAGTTAACGAGTATTATTTTTACTAAAGGAGAAGAGGGCTCTATTTTAATACATCGCGATGAACTAATTGAAGTACCTGTTATCCCCACTTCTGTGATTGATACCGTTGGTGCAGGAGACTCATTTACAGCGGCTTGTATTTTGGGGCTGCTACGTAATGAAAAGCTTACTGATATCGCTAAGTTTGCCGCATATATTTCTTCTTATGTTTGTTCACAACGAGGTGCAACGCCGGAACTACCTCAATCAATGTTTGTATTTAACTAG
- a CDS encoding RpiB/LacA/LacB family sugar-phosphate isomerase yields MKIALMNEFSQAAKNPIIVEQLNTVAAKEGHSVFNVGMKNDDDHRLTYIHLGIIAGILLNSGAVDFVVAGCGTGQGALMSLNAHPGVTCGYCIDPSDAYLFAQINNGNALALSFAKGFGWGADLNIQYMFEKAFSGVKGQGYPPERKASQVANAGILNSVKTAIAKNYLEALNAIDEELILTAIGGEVFQKCFFENAKDEKLIAFVKQKLQTV; encoded by the coding sequence ATGAAAATTGCATTAATGAATGAATTTAGCCAAGCAGCGAAGAACCCTATTATCGTTGAGCAGTTGAATACTGTTGCAGCGAAAGAAGGCCATAGTGTTTTTAATGTAGGTATGAAAAACGATGATGATCATCGTTTAACTTATATCCATTTAGGGATTATTGCTGGGATATTATTAAATTCAGGTGCTGTTGATTTTGTTGTTGCAGGTTGTGGAACTGGGCAAGGAGCTTTAATGTCTTTAAATGCACACCCAGGCGTAACTTGTGGGTACTGTATTGACCCATCAGACGCTTATTTATTTGCACAAATAAATAATGGTAATGCTCTGGCACTTTCATTTGCTAAGGGATTTGGTTGGGGAGCAGATTTAAATATTCAGTATATGTTTGAAAAAGCGTTTAGCGGGGTTAAAGGTCAAGGTTATCCACCTGAGCGTAAGGCGTCGCAAGTGGCTAATGCTGGAATTTTAAACAGTGTAAAAACCGCTATCGCTAAAAATTACTTAGAAGCATTAAATGCAATTGATGAAGAATTAATTTTAACGGCTATTGGTGGTGAAGTATTCCAAAAATGTTTCTTTGAAAACGCTAAAGATGAAAAGCTTATTGCATTTGTTAAGCAAAAACTACAAACCGTATAA